Part of the Harpia harpyja isolate bHarHar1 chromosome 16, bHarHar1 primary haplotype, whole genome shotgun sequence genome, AGTCATCACTGCAATCTCATAAACCCACCAAGGTGCAGTGCTCATTCTCTGCAAGGCTCTTCCTGGAAAACAGGGCAATTTTGGTGCTCTAGGAAGAGTTATATTTAAAGAGAACATTTCTATAGGATAGAAAATGAGCTGAACAGCCTTGCATCAGAGAGCATTGCAGGGAGGGAGCACTGCAGTTAATAATGACAGACATACCATCAGGGTTGTTAAAAATATACAGCATCGACATGTTTTCTACTTCAATCACTTGCGCTACAACTACTAAACATGTACAAAAGACTTTTCCAACCGTTCCAAGTGTGGCTGCAGCAAGGTTAGGATCTGGAGCGAGACCTTGACCGCGATCGGGAGTGTGACCTAGAGGGAGACCTAGATCTAGACTTGGACCGGGACCTAGGCTTTGAAACAGATTTAGACCTGGAACGAGAATCTGACTTGACATTTGGTTTTGACTTGGAAATCGACCTAGACCTGGAGCGAGACACCCGACGTCCGACTGCATCCTCACCCTcaccttttgcctcctttttgtCAGAATCTGCTTTTAGATGCTCCTTTTCTTTGGAGACTGACCTGGACCGCTCGTGGctgtccttccttttcttcttgctaCTTGGTTTGCTGTCTCGCTTGCTGCGCCTCTTGCTTTTCTCACTCTTGCTGCGGCTCCTGCTTCTACTTCTGCTGTCATCCCTGCTTCTCTTCCTACTTTTCCTTTTATCCTTACTGtggctcctgctcctgctctcatCCCTGCTCTTGCTCCTGCTTCTAGCCTTGCTAATGCTCTTCTCCCTGTCTTTGCTTCTACTCTTCTCCTTGCTCCTACTCCTCATGCTCTCCCTCATCTCTCCCCTGTCCTTACTCCCACTCCTGCTCCTactcttttccttgctgtggctcctgctctttgctttctcatCACTGTTATGGAGAGTGCCCTCAGGTTTATCTTTACTTTTGTTTCGGGATTTCTCTGCACTCCTGCTGCGGCTCCTACTTTTATCCTCTTTACTTGGAgtcctgcttttctctttttggcCTCTGCTACGGCTCTTGCTTCGACTACGGCTCTTGCTTCTGGAACGGGACACAGACCTGAAAGCGCAAAGGCAACAGACAGCTCCATTTTAGTGCGGCTTGGATTTGACTGCACTTAAATAGCATCCATAATAcggtagggaaaagaaaaacaaacagtgttCCTACTGCAGATTTAGGATGATGCTTCTCATTTAAGTGGGTAGCCCCCCATTTCTTCCAACACAAAGACATACCTGGATCTTGATCTACTCTTGGAGCGACTACTACTGGCACTGCGGCTCCTGCTCTTATGAGAATGTCTGCTTCGAGAGCGAGACCTGGAACAAAATCAACCAGCTTAACATTAGCACATGCTCACGGACAGCTTGTGATCCCCCAGTCCCCTGTGGGCAAAACCCCATAGCATTAAAGCACCTTTCAAGTAGCTGAATGGTGATAGCGTTACACAGTAAAGTTACAAACTTAGAGTACCCTTCTCCCCACTGCTCATCCCCTGCTGCCATGTCTGGAAGCGAGCAGCGTTGCTACTCTGGAAGAAAATAGGCAACCTTATTTAAGATAAGGAAACAAGAATCACTTTCCCAATCAAGTCAGAGGTTGAATACAGTGAGACACTAGGATAAAGCTTTGACTTCAGGCTTTGATTTCATAAGCAAGCTGTTCTGTGAACAGTAGAAGTTTGCCTGAGTTTTCTTGCAACAACAAGTTCTACTCCAGAATGGAAAGGGGAAATACTTGGTGGTGCGTGCTGAAGTAGTTCTCTTGATCACACAACGAAAGCAGCAAATCTCTAAGAAACAGGGAATGGGTGGGGGGTTCCAAGCTGAGAAAGTACTGTTAGTCCTGGTGCTTATAGCAGAACACAGTGTTCAGAGCTGAAGTGTTAAAAGCACCTTCTGTTTCATTCTGTATGCACAGCTCCACCTGCAAGACAGCAAGAACTACGGACTTGATGTAGTTGGGGAAGAACACGCTGTCAGGTGTTTAGCTAGCAGATACACACATTCAGCAAGGAAGACACCTCTGAACAGAAGCCTCATTTCCCTTGGTTACTTGCAGGTAACTAATACATTCTCAAAAACTAGATTTATTGAGAATTCTGAACACTTCCAAGGTGTTTTTGAACCTGCTGCATATTCATGTAATTGCAGCTAGATTCAGCCTGAGCTACGTGATAAAGAGACATACCTCGAATGGCTTCGGCTTCTGGAGTAAGAGCGGCGCCGCCTCGATCCAGGTCTGTCTTCCACTAATCTAATCTTTCTGCCATTTACTTCTGTCCCGTCCAGCTTTTCAAGGGCTCTTTTCATGTCAGAATAGGATTTGAACTCAATCACaccttcatttttccttcctttgtgtgCATCTGCATATGTCACTTCCCCTGCCTGACGCATATAATCCTAGAGGAAGAGGACAGAATAACCATTGCCTCGAATCCACAGTCAGGCTTCCAGGCTGACCCTGTTCATTTTTGCAACGATTCTCACTTAGCCTCTTCTATTCACACATATGTCAGCAAGGGTTTTAGCACTGCAAATGCTGTTTGGTTAACGCCAAGGTTGCTGAGCAAGCCAAATAACACACTACGATTTCACAGAGTTTGTGTGATTAGAACCAAGGTGGTGTTGATAGTTTTGACCCAAACAATAATTTAAGGTCTCTCATCTCGAGTCTAGTATCAAATATGCTCTGGACTATGATAAGTTTCAAATTACAAAAGCGATTAAAGAAGTAAAATGCTTGCTCTCTAAATCATGTTTTCAAAGCTAACTTGGGAAAGGTGATAAACTTAAAGGTTGAATAAGAAGAGGCAAGAAGACTACAGGCAAGCAGACTTCCCTTCGTCCTCCACCTAGGTAACACATCTCATTCTACTGGAAGAAGCTGCCACACGAGTAAAAGCTCAATTCATTTTCCCACTTCATGCTTCCTGGCTTCTCTGTTTCAATTACTGAACACCTCTGTTTATCAAGGAGGGCCATTCTGCCCTGCTTCAAGCAAGCTGTCAGACAGGGCCATCTTTCAGCCGCTGTGGACTTTGGCTGCAATGGAAATGGGGCACAGAACTCCGGTTCAGTCTGTTTTCAACCCAGCTACTCCCATCTTAAGTACACTGAAATGAAAGCTATTCAAAAAAAGCAATGCATCCAGTAGAGGATTAATCATGCCATGCTCTACTTACAATTTTTAATACCAGAAGCAAAGACAAGCTATTGATGGTGTGAAGCATTAACAACAAAAGACATTTGAAGAATCTCAGTACGTACCTGAACTAGTGTTACATATTCAATTACAGACCAGTTTCTACTACGTCAAAGTTTGTTTAGAACAAATTTTACACATCCTTAAAAGAGAACCATAAAAGAAAGCGTTCCTGTAAGAACAAGTGCTTTTAACC contains:
- the SRSF4 gene encoding serine/arginine-rich splicing factor 4 isoform X1 — encoded protein: MPRVYIGRLSYQARERDVERFFKGYGKILEVDLKNGYGFVEFDDLRDADDAVYELNGKDLCGERVIVEHARGPRRDSSYGSGRSGYGYRRSGRDKYGPPTRTEYRLIVENLSSRCSWQDLKDYMRQAGEVTYADAHKGRKNEGVIEFKSYSDMKRALEKLDGTEVNGRKIRLVEDRPGSRRRRSYSRSRSHSRSRSRSRHSHKSRSRSASSSRSKSRSRSRSVSRSRSKSRSRSKSRSRGQKEKSRTPSKEDKSRSRSRSAEKSRNKSKDKPEGTLHNSDEKAKSRSHSKEKSRSRSGSKDRGEMRESMRSRSKEKSRSKDREKSISKARSRSKSRDESRSRSHSKDKRKSRKRSRDDSRSRSRSRSKSEKSKRRSKRDSKPSSKKKRKDSHERSRSVSKEKEHLKADSDKKEAKGEGEDAVGRRVSRSRSRSISKSKPNVKSDSRSRSKSVSKPRSRSKSRSRSPSRSHSRSRSRSRSRS
- the SRSF4 gene encoding serine/arginine-rich splicing factor 4 isoform X2; the protein is MSDIQKAFKQCGYGYRRSGRDKYGPPTRTEYRLIVENLSSRCSWQDLKDYMRQAGEVTYADAHKGRKNEGVIEFKSYSDMKRALEKLDGTEVNGRKIRLVEDRPGSRRRRSYSRSRSHSRSRSRSRHSHKSRSRSASSSRSKSRSRSRSVSRSRSKSRSRSKSRSRGQKEKSRTPSKEDKSRSRSRSAEKSRNKSKDKPEGTLHNSDEKAKSRSHSKEKSRSRSGSKDRGEMRESMRSRSKEKSRSKDREKSISKARSRSKSRDESRSRSHSKDKRKSRKRSRDDSRSRSRSRSKSEKSKRRSKRDSKPSSKKKRKDSHERSRSVSKEKEHLKADSDKKEAKGEGEDAVGRRVSRSRSRSISKSKPNVKSDSRSRSKSVSKPRSRSKSRSRSPSRSHSRSRSRSRSRS